The sequence GGATTTTTAGGTTCTCTTTTAGGTATTTTAGGAGCTGTCGGTGCAGGTGCGTTGATCAATCAAATCGCAGCTGATTCATTCTTGGAATCATTGACAGGCTTTACCTTGATTCAATTTTCAGCTTCTTCCTCTGCTGTAATCATTTTGGTAATTATGGGAATCGCATTCCTTGCAGGAACATTGCCAGCACGTAGAGCAGCGAAATTAGATCCGATTGAATCATTACGTTATGAATAAGCGTTAAACTATAAGAACAAAGCAATTTTGCTTTGTTCTTATTTTTTGTAAGCATATTTTTTACCTAAATAAAAAATAAGGAGTATACTAAGTTCACATTTTGTTTAAAAGACGGAGGAATCATAAATATGAAAGCAGTAGTTATCAATCAATATGGCAGTAAGGAAGAATTAACTGAACAAGACGTTACTTTACCTGAATTAAAAGGAAACCAAGTACTCGTAAAAGAACATGCAACATCCATCAATCCAATCGACTGGAAATTAAGAGAAGGCTATTTAAAACAAATGTTTGACTGGCCGTTTCCTATTATTTTAGGCTGGGACGTGGCTGGTGTCATAACAGCAGTTGGTAGTGACGTAACTGACTGGAAAGTTGGAGATAAAGTTTTCGCTCGTCCAGAAACAACTCGTTTTGGTACGTATGCAGAAGAAACTATCGTGGATGTTAATCTATTAGCGAAAATCCCTGAAAATGTTTCTTTTGAAGAAGCAGCGGCTGTTCCTTTGGCTGGTTTAACTGCTTTACAAGCACTATTTGACCATGGAAAACTTCAAAAAGGTGAAAAAGTATTGATCCATGCTGGAGCTGGCGGCGTAGGAACTTATGCAATTCAACTAGCAAAACAAGCGGGTGCTTATGTCATCACGACAGCGAGTGAAAAAAATCATGAGCTACTTAAAAAACTAGGGGCAGATGAAGTAATCGATTATCATACAACTAATTTTGCAGATGTTCTAACAGATATTGATCTAGTATTTGATACGATGGGCGGAGACGTTCAAAAAGCAAGCTTCTCTGTTCTAAAACCAAATACTGGACGTTTGATTTCAA is a genomic window of Enterococcus haemoperoxidus ATCC BAA-382 containing:
- a CDS encoding NADP-dependent oxidoreductase yields the protein MKAVVINQYGSKEELTEQDVTLPELKGNQVLVKEHATSINPIDWKLREGYLKQMFDWPFPIILGWDVAGVITAVGSDVTDWKVGDKVFARPETTRFGTYAEETIVDVNLLAKIPENVSFEEAAAVPLAGLTALQALFDHGKLQKGEKVLIHAGAGGVGTYAIQLAKQAGAYVITTASEKNHELLKKLGADEVIDYHTTNFADVLTDIDLVFDTMGGDVQKASFSVLKPNTGRLISIVGIADEELAKEKNIKAESIWLQTNGKQLQEIADLMASGKVISVVGEVFPFSRQGVYDAHALSETHHAVGKIVIKMAD